A region from the Janthinobacterium agaricidamnosum genome encodes:
- a CDS encoding LysR family transcriptional regulator — protein sequence MELRHLRYFVAVAEELHFTRAAERLHIGQPPLSQQIQALEAELGAQLFERNKRSVRLTQAGALFLDDARRILALSEQAAVTARRAQRGEAGELRIGFTFSTPFTPYFATVINRYRQQFPHVTLTLHEMATLHQLEAISGRTMDLGFVRPPETTYPDDIRLTELRQDPLFLVLPVAHALAAKDSIAIADMAGEGFVMYPRDAGTGIYPQIFRLCKAAGFVPQVTQEAGEASTIIGLVAAGCGISVLPASFDRIRMDGVCYRPIADPQATTSLLLAQREEETSPLVAAFVKLAEEAAMEGGA from the coding sequence ATGGAACTGCGCCACCTCCGTTACTTTGTCGCCGTTGCCGAAGAGCTGCACTTCACACGCGCGGCCGAGCGCCTGCACATCGGCCAACCGCCGCTGAGCCAGCAAATCCAGGCGCTGGAGGCGGAACTCGGTGCGCAGTTGTTCGAGCGCAACAAGCGCTCCGTGCGGCTGACGCAGGCAGGCGCGCTGTTTCTCGACGATGCGCGGCGCATCCTGGCCCTGTCGGAACAGGCGGCCGTCACGGCGCGCCGGGCACAGCGGGGCGAAGCGGGCGAATTGCGCATCGGTTTTACCTTTTCCACGCCGTTCACACCCTACTTCGCGACCGTCATCAACCGCTACCGCCAGCAATTCCCGCACGTCACCTTGACCCTGCATGAAATGGCGACATTGCATCAACTGGAAGCGATCTCGGGCAGGACGATGGACCTGGGTTTCGTGCGCCCGCCGGAAACGACGTACCCGGACGACATCCGCCTGACCGAATTGCGGCAAGACCCGCTGTTCCTCGTGCTGCCCGTCGCCCACGCGCTGGCGGCCAAGGACAGCATCGCGATTGCCGACATGGCGGGCGAAGGCTTTGTCATGTATCCCAGGGATGCGGGCACGGGGATTTATCCGCAGATTTTTCGACTGTGCAAGGCCGCAGGCTTCGTGCCCCAGGTCACGCAGGAAGCGGGCGAAGCATCGACCATCATCGGCCTGGTGGCGGCCGGCTGCGGCATTTCCGTGCTGCCCGCCTCGTTCGACCGCATCCGCATGGATGGCGTGTGCTACCGCCCCATCGCCGACCCGCAGGCGACGACCAGCTTGTTACTTGCACAACGGG